A single Aminobacterium mobile DSM 12262 DNA region contains:
- a CDS encoding exonuclease SbcCD subunit D C-terminal domain-containing protein, whose translation MKILHTSDWHLGRSLYGRKRYDEFAQFLDWLGTTIEAENVDALLVAGDVFDTSTPSNRAQELYYNFLCTVSRSCCRHVVIIAGNHDSPSFLNAPKEILKALNVHVVGSITDNPEDEIIVLRDRTQKPEAIVCAVPYLRDKDIRVVEAGETIKDKNDKLIEGVANHYEVVCHIAEQKRAELKESSDIDIPIIAMGHLFTVGGATVDGDGVRELYVGSLAHVAADRFPPSIDYFALGHLHVPQRVGNTDHLRYCGSPIPMGYGEARQNKRVIIVDFNSTMPDVRDIQVPCFQPLERIVGSLDEIESRIEELKGQGSFAWLEIDYTGTSIVGNLREVMEEAILGSSMEIRRIKNRQVMENATLALEENETLDDLTVNDIFERCLDDHDVPQEEREELVTAYNEIVRSLYEDDVNAE comes from the coding sequence ATGAAGATTCTCCATACATCAGACTGGCACCTGGGACGCTCCCTTTACGGGCGCAAACGCTACGACGAGTTTGCCCAATTTCTAGACTGGCTCGGCACAACTATCGAAGCCGAAAATGTCGATGCACTGCTTGTCGCCGGAGATGTTTTTGACACGAGCACCCCCAGCAACCGCGCTCAGGAGCTTTACTACAACTTTCTCTGCACAGTCTCCCGTTCCTGCTGCCGGCACGTTGTCATCATTGCGGGAAACCACGATTCCCCCTCCTTTCTGAATGCCCCCAAAGAGATTCTCAAGGCCCTGAACGTCCACGTTGTGGGTTCCATAACAGATAACCCTGAAGACGAAATTATCGTACTGAGAGATAGGACCCAAAAGCCGGAAGCCATCGTCTGTGCGGTTCCGTACCTTCGGGATAAAGATATTCGCGTTGTCGAGGCTGGCGAAACAATTAAAGACAAGAATGACAAGCTCATCGAAGGCGTTGCAAATCACTATGAAGTCGTCTGCCACATCGCAGAGCAAAAGCGCGCCGAACTCAAGGAGAGTAGCGACATAGACATTCCTATCATCGCTATGGGGCACCTTTTTACGGTCGGGGGCGCAACGGTGGACGGAGACGGTGTCAGAGAGTTATACGTCGGTTCTCTGGCTCATGTGGCGGCCGACCGCTTCCCTCCATCCATCGACTATTTTGCGCTGGGACATCTCCACGTCCCTCAGCGTGTGGGAAATACTGATCACCTCCGTTACTGTGGCTCTCCCATCCCTATGGGCTACGGTGAGGCCCGTCAAAATAAAAGGGTGATTATTGTTGACTTCAACAGCACGATGCCAGACGTTCGGGACATTCAGGTTCCGTGCTTTCAGCCTTTGGAACGCATCGTGGGTTCCCTTGATGAAATAGAGTCGAGAATTGAGGAACTTAAGGGACAGGGCAGCTTTGCGTGGCTTGAGATCGACTATACGGGCACGAGCATCGTGGGGAATCTGCGGGAGGTCATGGAAGAGGCCATCTTGGGCAGTTCCATGGAAATTAGGCGAATAAAAAACAGGCAGGTTATGGAAAATGCCACTCTGGCTCTTGAGGAAAACGAGACCCTCGACGATCTGACAGTGAACGACATTTTTGAACGCTGCCTCGACGATCACGATGTTCCTCAGGAAGAGCGGGAAGAGCTTGTCACAGCGTACAACGAAATAGTCAGGTCTCTTTATGAAGACGACGTTAATGCGGAATAA
- a CDS encoding rhodanese-like domain-containing protein: MKTIEEAVAVYFQDLKKGCNNLISCDQLKELMSREDVYILDIRKPEDFEKEHLEGAINVFWSEVGDHLDEIPKDKKVVVCCYSGQSAGQVVSLMRLLGYNACSLKGGMQCDLTYLPLEAHCCDIQTETCSS; this comes from the coding sequence TTGAAGACCATCGAAGAGGCAGTTGCGGTTTATTTTCAAGATCTTAAAAAAGGATGCAATAATCTTATCAGTTGCGACCAGTTGAAAGAGCTTATGAGTAGAGAAGATGTTTATATTCTTGATATTCGGAAGCCAGAGGATTTTGAAAAAGAACATCTGGAAGGCGCTATCAATGTTTTTTGGAGTGAGGTAGGAGATCATCTGGATGAAATTCCGAAAGATAAAAAGGTGGTTGTCTGTTGCTATTCAGGTCAATCTGCAGGGCAAGTCGTGTCTCTTATGAGGTTGTTAGGTTATAATGCGTGCTCTCTAAAGGGTGGTATGCAATGTGATTTGACCTACCTACCTTTAGAAGCACATTGCTGTGACATACAAACAGAGACGTGTTCGTCTTGA
- a CDS encoding hydrolase, with protein sequence MNLSKLSCQETLFLFIDIQERLLPAISNDREVKANTLRLLQTAAVFKIPLVYTEQYPKGLGRTDSDILEVLEGHAPAFEKTHFSCCDEEGFVKELEWHKRKQVVLWGIESHICVLATAMDLLRNGFSVWLAADACGSRKNDNHEMALQTMIQAGALVVPTETVIYQLMKRSGTPEFKALLPLFKE encoded by the coding sequence ATGAATCTCTCTAAACTATCCTGTCAGGAAACCCTCTTCCTATTCATAGATATCCAGGAACGACTTCTTCCAGCTATATCCAACGATCGTGAGGTGAAAGCCAATACTCTCCGTCTCCTTCAGACGGCTGCTGTATTCAAGATCCCCCTCGTCTATACGGAACAATACCCGAAAGGGCTCGGCAGAACAGACAGTGATATTTTGGAAGTCCTTGAAGGTCACGCTCCCGCTTTCGAAAAAACTCACTTTTCTTGCTGCGATGAAGAAGGTTTTGTGAAAGAATTAGAGTGGCATAAACGGAAACAAGTTGTCCTTTGGGGTATAGAAAGTCATATCTGCGTTTTAGCCACAGCTATGGACTTATTGAGGAATGGATTCTCGGTTTGGCTTGCAGCCGATGCCTGCGGCAGTAGAAAGAATGATAATCATGAGATGGCTTTGCAGACTATGATTCAGGCAGGTGCTCTTGTTGTTCCTACAGAGACCGTGATTTATCAGCTGATGAAGAGGTCTGGAACTCCGGAATTCAAGGCTCTTTTGCCTTTATTCAAAGAATAA
- a CDS encoding efflux RND transporter periplasmic adaptor subunit — translation MKKLPFQIRTLALIAVLVPLFALFVYVALRSGPLAPVSIVLATVENKSLSPALFGIGTIEARYTYKIGPTFAGRVERLDVHVGEHVKAGQALGEMDPVDLDERIKAQNATLKRATALLSETQVRKDYAKTQALRYEQLLKAGFASEEIADTKRQELLVAETALTAAREELSRVRAEREALEAQRSNLSLIAPVDGLIISRNADPGTTVVAGQAVVELIDPYSLWVNVRFDQIRARGLAAGLSAQITLRSQAGELQTGRVLRVEPLADVVTEEVLAKVVFDHIPDPMPPIGELAEVTITLPTLAETPVVPNAAIHHIDGKLGVWQVINGDLRFTPVSLGIADLEGLVQVQEGLKIGDQVVIYSENALNERRRIRIVDHIPGVTQ, via the coding sequence ATGAAAAAATTGCCTTTCCAAATACGCACACTGGCACTGATAGCTGTACTTGTGCCTCTATTTGCGCTTTTTGTCTATGTGGCCTTGCGTTCGGGGCCACTTGCTCCAGTATCAATTGTGTTGGCCACAGTCGAGAATAAGAGCCTCTCTCCTGCTCTATTCGGTATTGGAACCATTGAGGCTCGTTACACCTACAAGATTGGCCCAACGTTCGCGGGCCGGGTCGAACGTTTGGATGTACACGTAGGTGAACATGTCAAGGCGGGACAAGCGCTTGGCGAAATGGATCCGGTGGATCTTGATGAGCGTATTAAGGCTCAAAATGCCACCCTGAAGCGAGCAACGGCTCTCTTAAGTGAAACGCAGGTACGTAAGGATTATGCCAAAACACAGGCTTTACGTTACGAGCAGTTACTTAAAGCGGGTTTCGCCAGTGAGGAGATAGCAGACACTAAACGACAAGAGCTGTTGGTTGCGGAAACAGCGCTAACTGCAGCACGTGAGGAGCTTTCCCGTGTACGTGCCGAGCGGGAGGCACTAGAGGCGCAGCGCAGTAATTTGTCTCTGATTGCACCAGTTGACGGATTGATTATTTCACGTAATGCCGATCCAGGAACCACCGTAGTTGCTGGTCAAGCTGTCGTGGAATTGATCGACCCGTACTCACTGTGGGTCAACGTCCGCTTCGATCAAATTCGTGCGCGAGGTCTTGCCGCCGGTTTATCAGCCCAGATCACATTGCGTTCCCAGGCAGGTGAACTGCAAACAGGGCGTGTTCTGCGAGTCGAGCCATTGGCAGATGTGGTAACTGAGGAAGTATTGGCCAAAGTTGTATTCGACCACATTCCCGATCCTATGCCGCCAATCGGCGAACTGGCCGAAGTCACGATTACATTACCAACGCTTGCGGAAACTCCAGTTGTCCCTAACGCCGCCATTCATCATATTGATGGCAAATTAGGCGTGTGGCAAGTCATAAATGGTGACCTTCGTTTTACTCCAGTTTCACTAGGAATCGCTGATTTGGAGGGCCTCGTACAGGTACAAGAAGGGCTCAAGATTGGTGACCAGGTAGTGATCTATAGCGAAAACGCATTGAACGAACGCCGCCGAATTCGCATCGTTGATCATATCCCGGGGGTAACGCAATGA
- a CDS encoding AAA family ATPase, giving the protein MKILELRFKNLNSLYGEWRIDFTDPAYMTHGIFAITGPTGAGKSTILDAICLALYGATPRLGRITKSGNEIMSRQTAECFAEVVFESQAGRFRCFWEQHRAHGKIDGNLVDAHHEISEVKDDGPGTVIESKKSLVPGVIVDKIGMDFDRFTRSVLLAQGSFDTFLKANPEQKSEILEQITGTEIYSEISRRVQKRHSSEKDALGLLEAEASGIELLTPERECEIGHEIAEKREEETTLAAQREETERALLWLKDIETLHGEIASLAEESAKLASEMEKFQPERERLDHAQKAAELDGEYARLAEVRKVQSDDSASLEKLEEELPGLEGSFKECEESLKKAEQQTQKAKEELNQEVPLIKNVRLLDQNLALKGEDVESCTKKCTGIAEAIEAKEKERGVKEAEHSRAGEKLKGVHEYLETHSEDEWLVSGLTGIEEQLTYLLDKKKAVTQKEAEVRQVQADRVTCCERLAECVRKNDVLKKQVEETVKAHEETQKELETLLAGRLLREYRAEKEALLREMNLLKKIAQLEDYRAQLEDGKPCPLCGATAHPYAEGNIPLPDGTQKRINELTGLIEAAEALGEDVKEREAAERESTSKLKELESDVRLVTQEKERAEKDLSDLNETLQKMRDDYERLKVTISEKLHPLGVDLTSETDISSLRGALHERLEALQTHVDEKEKVERELFQLEKTLGKLDGEIETQKMDLAEKKQALQSAQDGYTSAMAERQNLYGDKDPDKEEERMSQQIAKAEEAEREARNRLNLAQQMLTATKASIESLSTKIGERASLLDELESAFHISLHAGGFCDEARFLQARLTSSERAALANRARSLDNRQTELKAKEEDRKERLAAEIAKKVTDEGREELEPQFREWEEKLRLLRDVIAGLKQQLALNSQAKERMKEKQGAIEEQKKKCNRWAKLHSLIGSSDGKKYRNFAQGQTFKLMVSHANRQLAKMTDRYLLIQNEEQPLELDVIDNYQAGEVRSTKNLSGGETFIVSLNLALGLSKMASQKVRVDSLFLDEGFGTLDEDALETALETLAGLQQEGKLIGVISHVSALRERISTQIEVEPVSGGKSRLTGPGCCEGA; this is encoded by the coding sequence ATGAAAATTCTTGAACTCCGATTTAAAAACCTGAACTCTCTCTACGGAGAGTGGCGAATCGATTTTACAGATCCAGCGTATATGACGCACGGCATCTTTGCGATCACGGGGCCGACGGGCGCCGGCAAATCCACCATCCTTGACGCAATCTGCCTGGCTTTGTACGGGGCAACTCCTCGACTCGGGCGGATCACAAAGAGCGGCAACGAAATCATGTCTCGTCAGACGGCGGAGTGCTTTGCAGAGGTTGTTTTCGAATCTCAGGCAGGGCGTTTTCGTTGTTTCTGGGAGCAGCATCGCGCCCACGGTAAGATTGATGGAAACCTCGTCGATGCACATCATGAGATCAGCGAAGTGAAAGACGATGGGCCAGGCACAGTTATCGAGTCGAAAAAAAGCCTGGTTCCGGGCGTTATTGTAGATAAAATTGGAATGGATTTCGACCGTTTCACCAGGTCGGTTCTCCTTGCGCAGGGCAGCTTCGATACCTTCCTGAAGGCCAACCCGGAGCAGAAGTCAGAAATACTTGAACAGATAACTGGCACCGAGATTTATTCTGAAATTTCACGACGTGTCCAGAAGCGTCATAGTAGCGAAAAAGATGCGTTAGGCCTGCTGGAAGCCGAGGCTTCTGGCATTGAACTTCTCACTCCCGAGCGGGAATGCGAGATTGGGCACGAGATAGCCGAAAAACGAGAAGAAGAGACCACCCTCGCCGCTCAACGGGAGGAGACGGAGCGCGCCCTTTTGTGGCTGAAGGATATAGAAACACTTCATGGAGAGATCGCTTCTCTCGCTGAGGAATCCGCAAAGCTCGCATCCGAAATGGAAAAGTTCCAACCGGAGCGAGAGCGCCTTGACCATGCCCAGAAAGCGGCCGAACTTGACGGCGAATATGCCAGACTGGCAGAGGTTCGGAAGGTTCAGAGCGATGATAGCGCCTCGTTGGAAAAGCTGGAAGAGGAGCTTCCCGGGCTTGAGGGTTCCTTTAAAGAGTGTGAAGAGAGCTTGAAAAAAGCAGAGCAGCAGACCCAAAAGGCCAAAGAAGAGCTGAACCAAGAGGTTCCTCTTATTAAAAATGTGCGTTTGCTCGACCAAAATCTCGCCCTGAAAGGGGAAGACGTGGAATCGTGCACCAAGAAGTGTACGGGGATTGCCGAGGCGATTGAGGCAAAGGAGAAGGAGAGGGGGGTAAAGGAAGCGGAACACAGTAGAGCCGGTGAAAAGTTGAAAGGTGTTCATGAATACCTTGAGACCCACTCCGAAGATGAGTGGCTGGTAAGCGGTTTGACGGGAATAGAAGAGCAGTTGACCTATCTTCTTGACAAAAAGAAGGCCGTGACCCAGAAAGAGGCGGAGGTACGACAAGTTCAGGCAGACCGTGTCACCTGTTGCGAAAGGCTGGCGGAGTGTGTCAGAAAGAATGACGTTCTCAAAAAGCAGGTTGAAGAGACTGTCAAGGCTCACGAAGAGACGCAAAAAGAGCTTGAAACTCTCTTGGCAGGGCGGTTACTTCGAGAATATCGCGCCGAAAAAGAAGCCCTGCTGCGTGAAATGAACCTCCTCAAAAAGATAGCGCAACTTGAAGATTACAGAGCCCAACTTGAGGACGGCAAACCGTGCCCACTCTGTGGAGCTACGGCCCATCCCTATGCTGAGGGGAATATTCCTCTCCCCGATGGAACGCAGAAAAGGATCAATGAGCTGACGGGGCTTATAGAAGCGGCAGAAGCTTTGGGCGAGGACGTAAAAGAGCGTGAAGCAGCTGAGCGGGAGTCCACGAGCAAACTAAAAGAGTTGGAAAGCGATGTTCGGCTCGTTACACAAGAGAAGGAAAGGGCAGAAAAAGATCTCTCAGACTTGAATGAGACGCTACAAAAGATGAGAGACGACTATGAGCGCTTAAAGGTAACTATATCAGAGAAACTGCACCCCCTCGGCGTCGATCTCACATCAGAGACAGACATCTCTTCATTGCGTGGGGCGTTGCACGAACGGCTTGAAGCATTGCAGACCCATGTCGATGAGAAGGAAAAAGTAGAAAGAGAGCTCTTTCAGCTTGAAAAGACGTTGGGTAAGCTTGATGGTGAAATTGAGACGCAGAAGATGGATTTGGCAGAGAAAAAGCAGGCCTTACAGTCGGCTCAAGATGGATATACGAGCGCAATGGCTGAGCGCCAGAATCTCTACGGAGATAAAGACCCCGACAAAGAAGAAGAGCGTATGAGCCAACAGATTGCCAAGGCTGAGGAGGCTGAGAGAGAGGCACGAAATCGGCTTAACCTAGCGCAACAGATGCTGACCGCAACGAAGGCAAGCATAGAGTCGCTCAGTACGAAGATTGGGGAGAGAGCGTCGCTGCTTGACGAGCTCGAATCGGCGTTTCATATCTCTTTGCATGCGGGTGGGTTCTGCGACGAGGCGCGGTTCCTGCAGGCTCGCCTTACATCTTCGGAACGGGCGGCGCTGGCAAACAGGGCAAGGAGCCTCGACAACCGGCAGACGGAACTCAAGGCCAAAGAGGAAGACCGCAAAGAGCGTTTGGCGGCTGAAATTGCCAAAAAGGTGACAGATGAGGGGCGTGAAGAGCTTGAGCCCCAATTTAGGGAGTGGGAAGAAAAACTGAGGCTTCTTCGTGACGTTATTGCGGGGTTGAAGCAGCAGCTTGCCTTGAACAGCCAGGCCAAAGAGCGCATGAAAGAGAAGCAGGGGGCTATTGAAGAGCAGAAAAAAAAGTGCAATCGGTGGGCTAAACTGCATAGCCTGATAGGGTCGTCAGATGGCAAAAAGTATCGGAATTTTGCGCAGGGGCAGACCTTCAAATTGATGGTGTCTCATGCCAATCGGCAGCTTGCCAAAATGACAGATCGCTACCTTTTGATACAAAATGAGGAACAACCGCTGGAGCTTGATGTTATCGACAACTACCAGGCGGGGGAGGTCAGATCGACGAAAAACCTCTCTGGTGGAGAAACCTTTATTGTGAGCCTTAACCTGGCCCTTGGACTCTCGAAGATGGCGAGTCAGAAGGTGAGGGTCGATTCTCTCTTTCTGGACGAAGGGTTTGGAACGTTAGATGAAGATGCCTTGGAAACCGCTCTCGAAACCTTAGCTGGCTTGCAGCAGGAAGGAAAGCTGATCGGCGTGATTTCACATGTATCCGCGCTGCGAGAGAGGATCAGCACGCAGATTGAGGTGGAGCCGGTGTCGGGTGGGAAGAGCAGACTGACGGGCCCGGGATGTTGCGAGGGCGCGTAG
- a CDS encoding TetR/AcrR family transcriptional regulator: MSSSSKYLSGEKRRVMTVEAVIELAGEQNPSEITTAAIAKHMGLTQGALFRYFPNKDAILRAVMEWVAERLMSRIDKAVHAKASPLAALESMFMAHVDFITEHPGIPRMLFCELQRSEETVPKQMAQTLTMRYKERLNHFFEQGKNCGELDGKLDSEAAATLFVGSIQGLVMQSLIAGDVSHMRRNAPKVFGIYQRGIRNTL; the protein is encoded by the coding sequence ATGAGCTCATCAAGCAAATATCTTTCGGGAGAGAAACGACGGGTGATGACGGTAGAAGCGGTGATCGAGTTGGCTGGCGAACAAAATCCGAGCGAAATTACCACAGCCGCCATAGCCAAACACATGGGATTGACTCAAGGTGCACTTTTTCGTTATTTCCCCAACAAGGATGCCATCTTACGAGCAGTTATGGAATGGGTAGCCGAGCGATTAATGTCTCGCATCGACAAGGCGGTACACGCAAAAGCCTCTCCTCTCGCCGCTCTTGAAAGCATGTTTATGGCACATGTGGACTTTATAACAGAGCATCCTGGTATTCCACGTATGCTATTTTGTGAATTGCAACGTTCTGAAGAAACCGTTCCCAAGCAGATGGCACAAACGCTTACCATGCGTTATAAAGAGCGCCTCAATCATTTCTTTGAACAAGGTAAAAACTGTGGAGAGCTTGACGGGAAGCTTGATAGCGAAGCTGCAGCTACACTTTTCGTAGGCTCTATTCAAGGGTTGGTCATGCAATCGTTAATAGCTGGAGATGTGAGCCATATGCGCCGCAATGCACCAAAAGTTTTTGGCATCTACCAGCGAGGCATTAGGAATACACTATGA
- a CDS encoding ABC transporter ATP-binding protein yields the protein MTGKGVRISGLRKRYGSGDTAVDALKMVNMHVAPGEVVGLIGPSGSGKSTLLKCLGAVIEPTAGQMMLGDDVIYHDGWKIKDLRALRRDRIGFVFQAPYLIPFLDVTDNVALLPMLAGKPNAEARQQAIELLKALDVEHRAKAMPSQLSGGEQQRVAIARGLVNRPPVILADEPTAPLDSERALAVIRILNDMAQRFETAVIVVTHDEKIIPTFKRIYHIRDGVTYEEEGQGRSFE from the coding sequence ATGACGGGTAAAGGCGTTCGCATCTCGGGGTTAAGAAAACGCTATGGGAGTGGCGATACTGCTGTAGACGCATTGAAGATGGTAAACATGCATGTTGCGCCAGGCGAAGTTGTTGGGCTGATTGGACCTTCAGGTTCCGGCAAGAGCACGTTGCTTAAATGTTTAGGGGCTGTGATAGAGCCGACTGCCGGGCAAATGATGCTCGGGGATGATGTTATTTATCACGATGGCTGGAAAATCAAAGATCTTCGCGCGCTACGTCGAGACCGTATCGGCTTTGTATTTCAAGCGCCATATCTGATTCCTTTCCTAGATGTTACCGACAACGTTGCCCTGCTGCCTATGCTGGCGGGGAAACCTAACGCCGAAGCGCGTCAACAAGCAATAGAATTGTTAAAAGCGCTTGATGTGGAGCACCGCGCCAAGGCCATGCCCTCTCAACTCTCTGGCGGAGAACAACAACGAGTAGCCATTGCACGCGGCTTGGTCAATCGCCCGCCGGTAATATTGGCCGATGAACCGACTGCCCCACTTGATAGCGAGCGTGCGCTGGCGGTCATCAGAATCTTGAACGATATGGCCCAAAGGTTCGAGACTGCCGTTATTGTGGTTACCCACGATGAAAAAATAATCCCCACCTTTAAGCGCATTTATCACATCCGTGACGGAGTAACCTATGAAGAGGAAGGTCAAGGGCGCAGCTTTGAGTGA
- a CDS encoding ABC transporter permease: protein MISLAGRDIMHSWGKFVFTAMGLGLLIGVTLSMAGIYRGMVDDAKVLLDNSGADLWVVQKDTLGPYAESSSIYDDIWREIRGMPGVKQTANITYFTMQVRKSKEERDVRVMVTGVTPGEAGTPGWPPYLVAGRQITRSHYEAVADIASGFKLGEHIQIRRNQYTVVGLTRRMVSSNGDPMVFIPLKDAQEAQFLKDNDAIREQRRRTAENPAFNQPGMPGLLDTVIASQSTNPYVNAILVRIETGHAPEEVAESIRRWKRLTVYTRDQMEEILVGKLIATSAKQIAMFLVILSIVSSVIVAFIIYTLTLGKIREIAVLKLIGTKNRTIIGLIVQQSIALGLIGFVVGKISATLLMAPIFPKYVLLEPLDSVLGFIAVIMICILSSIIAIRVALKVDPAEAIGG, encoded by the coding sequence ATGATCAGTTTGGCAGGGCGAGATATCATGCACTCTTGGGGAAAGTTCGTCTTTACCGCCATGGGACTTGGACTCCTGATTGGCGTTACATTATCCATGGCCGGCATCTATCGTGGCATGGTGGATGACGCTAAGGTGCTGCTCGACAACAGCGGTGCTGATCTCTGGGTAGTACAGAAAGACACGCTTGGTCCTTATGCTGAATCATCAAGCATCTACGACGACATCTGGCGCGAGATACGAGGCATGCCGGGAGTGAAACAGACAGCGAACATCACCTATTTCACTATGCAGGTGCGCAAAAGCAAAGAAGAAAGAGATGTGCGCGTCATGGTTACCGGCGTCACACCTGGAGAAGCAGGAACGCCGGGCTGGCCACCCTATCTTGTAGCAGGACGTCAGATCACTCGGAGCCATTACGAGGCCGTTGCTGATATCGCCTCGGGATTTAAACTTGGTGAACATATCCAGATCCGTCGTAACCAATACACCGTGGTCGGCCTGACCAGGAGGATGGTTTCTTCTAATGGTGATCCGATGGTGTTTATCCCGCTTAAAGATGCCCAAGAAGCCCAGTTTTTAAAAGACAATGACGCCATCCGAGAACAGCGCCGACGCACAGCTGAAAATCCAGCTTTTAACCAGCCTGGAATGCCTGGTTTACTTGATACGGTTATTGCCTCGCAAAGTACCAACCCCTACGTCAATGCGATTTTAGTTCGGATTGAAACAGGCCATGCTCCAGAAGAAGTGGCTGAATCGATCCGACGCTGGAAGCGCTTGACGGTCTACACTCGAGATCAGATGGAGGAAATTCTTGTCGGCAAGCTGATCGCCACCTCGGCAAAGCAAATTGCGATGTTCCTTGTGATTCTTTCGATTGTGAGCTCGGTTATTGTCGCCTTCATCATCTACACGCTGACACTTGGGAAAATAAGAGAAATCGCAGTGTTGAAACTGATCGGCACAAAGAATCGCACCATTATCGGTTTGATCGTACAACAGTCCATCGCGCTGGGCTTGATCGGTTTTGTGGTTGGGAAGATCTCGGCGACCCTGTTGATGGCACCTATTTTCCCCAAATATGTGCTGCTAGAGCCTCTCGATTCAGTCCTTGGTTTTATCGCCGTGATTATGATCTGCATTCTGTCGAGCATTATAGCCATTCGTGTCGCTCTTAAGGTCGATCCGGCTGAAGCCATAGGAGGTTAA
- the smpB gene encoding SsrA-binding protein SmpB, producing the protein MEGNILAIDKIAVNRKARHDYFILDTFECGIVLTGTEIKSVRAGRVNLKDSFAMIRNGELWLIGVHISPYEKGSYYNHEPERDRKLLVHRAEIVRLNSKVREKGLTLVPLSLYMKNGRHAKVELALAKGKAEHDKRDAIAEKDAKRAMARAIRRDGRD; encoded by the coding sequence ATGGAGGGAAATATTTTGGCTATCGATAAAATTGCGGTTAATAGAAAGGCACGCCATGATTACTTTATCCTCGATACTTTTGAGTGCGGTATTGTACTTACAGGTACCGAAATAAAGTCTGTGCGTGCGGGTAGAGTAAATTTAAAAGACAGTTTTGCTATGATCCGCAACGGAGAACTTTGGCTTATAGGAGTGCATATTTCCCCTTACGAAAAAGGAAGTTACTATAACCATGAACCTGAACGAGATCGAAAGCTATTGGTGCATAGAGCTGAGATTGTTCGGTTAAATAGTAAGGTTCGCGAAAAAGGTTTAACCCTCGTACCCTTGTCTCTCTATATGAAAAATGGACGGCATGCTAAAGTTGAACTGGCTTTGGCGAAGGGTAAGGCCGAACACGATAAGCGTGATGCCATTGCTGAGAAAGATGCAAAACGGGCGATGGCCCGGGCTATCAGGCGTGATGGAAGAGATTAA
- a CDS encoding SPL family radical SAM protein: protein MIIREIHAKSILSASKIYPYVINPYVGCQHACTYCYARYMKKFTGHKEPWGTFVDVKVNAAELLQKEIRKKKKATVWISGVCDPYQPLEKRYELTRQCLQILFREDWPVVIQTRSPLVLRDMDILKEAKNVEVGLTITTANDDIRKLFEPAAPSIPERINALIELHRQGIRTYAMIAPILPGAEKLINLLTEAVDYILVDRMNYHYADFVYKKYSLEEYMTEEFFARVSQQIKSDCFRLGIECSVVF, encoded by the coding sequence ATGATTATTCGGGAGATACACGCCAAGAGCATTCTTTCAGCCTCAAAAATTTACCCTTATGTCATTAACCCCTATGTCGGCTGCCAACATGCCTGTACATACTGCTATGCCCGGTATATGAAAAAGTTCACTGGTCACAAGGAACCATGGGGTACGTTCGTTGACGTGAAGGTCAATGCTGCAGAGTTGCTGCAAAAAGAAATACGCAAGAAAAAGAAGGCGACAGTTTGGATCAGCGGTGTCTGTGACCCATATCAGCCCTTAGAGAAACGGTACGAGCTCACCAGGCAATGCTTGCAGATATTGTTTCGCGAAGATTGGCCCGTGGTGATCCAGACCCGATCTCCTTTGGTTCTTAGAGATATGGATATACTCAAAGAAGCAAAAAACGTGGAAGTAGGGCTTACTATAACAACTGCAAATGACGATATAAGAAAATTGTTTGAGCCTGCCGCGCCATCTATACCAGAGCGAATCAACGCTCTTATTGAATTACATCGGCAGGGAATCCGGACCTATGCAATGATTGCCCCGATTCTTCCAGGTGCGGAAAAACTGATTAATCTGCTGACAGAGGCTGTTGACTACATTTTGGTGGATCGCATGAACTACCACTATGCGGATTTTGTCTACAAAAAATACAGTTTGGAAGAGTATATGACGGAGGAATTTTTCGCTCGGGTAAGCCAGCAAATCAAGTCAGATTGCTTCCGTTTGGGTATTGAGTGCTCGGTAGTTTTCTAA